Proteins encoded together in one Vibrio metoecus window:
- a CDS encoding sigma-54 interaction domain-containing protein yields the protein MSQWLTFATQLVGVRRSHQLALQFVDLLTQGLDLSDSLLLLPSSDGRLLVPHDPQRQLAWSVTDFDVPFAHVLQSSNAMHLTAEELVFWQSNRTFSQLTAKVGMFDSVWVQPLPMSTRQVHSILLLMGESHGIVNAFADDDFLKFVDVFSQQWALLNDMEREEQNRLELKQSLTDIERDSAQRSLANALSRTLIGESAAMQKLREQIVSAANSQLSVMVQGETGTGKELVAAAVHELSSRKSAPFVAINCAAIPEHLLESELFGYCKGAFSGADSDKQGLIAQANGGTLFLDEIGDMPLTLQAKLLRVLESRTFRPLGGKQELSSDFRLVSATHVNLLDQVRKKAFRQDLYYRLFQYPITLPRLAARLEDIELLGEHFVRVFNLQHNTRIRGLNYRAIDCLKQYDFPGNVRELKHLIEFGCAQTTDGTEVEASCFAHRLQSMECLNGSAPVNASVSQIPATSHTSVMNTEPDFAVINDLKQALNEYEAQIISERLTRFSGDRAKAAQSLGIPKRTLAYKCLKLEIKTP from the coding sequence ATGAGTCAATGGCTGACGTTTGCAACTCAATTGGTGGGAGTGAGAAGATCCCACCAGCTTGCGCTGCAATTTGTTGATCTGCTGACTCAAGGTTTGGATCTGAGTGATAGCCTTTTGTTGTTACCATCATCTGATGGGCGCTTGCTTGTGCCTCATGATCCACAGCGTCAGCTTGCGTGGTCTGTTACCGATTTTGATGTGCCATTTGCCCATGTATTGCAGTCTTCCAACGCCATGCATTTAACCGCAGAAGAATTGGTTTTCTGGCAATCTAATCGAACCTTTAGCCAGTTAACGGCCAAAGTGGGTATGTTTGATTCGGTTTGGGTGCAACCTTTGCCGATGAGCACACGCCAAGTGCACTCTATTTTATTATTGATGGGCGAAAGTCACGGCATTGTGAATGCTTTTGCCGATGACGATTTCCTGAAATTTGTCGATGTCTTTTCGCAACAATGGGCGTTGCTCAATGATATGGAGCGGGAAGAGCAAAACCGCTTGGAATTGAAGCAATCCTTGACCGATATAGAACGTGATTCGGCACAACGCTCACTCGCGAATGCGTTATCGCGTACTTTGATTGGTGAAAGTGCCGCCATGCAAAAGCTGCGTGAACAGATTGTCTCTGCCGCTAATTCCCAGTTATCCGTGATGGTGCAAGGTGAAACGGGAACGGGAAAAGAATTGGTTGCCGCAGCTGTGCATGAGCTCTCCTCACGTAAGTCGGCGCCATTTGTCGCGATCAACTGTGCGGCGATCCCTGAGCACCTACTAGAAAGTGAGTTATTTGGGTATTGCAAAGGTGCATTTTCTGGCGCGGATTCAGATAAACAAGGGTTGATCGCTCAAGCCAATGGTGGAACCTTGTTTTTGGATGAGATCGGCGATATGCCACTGACTTTGCAAGCTAAGTTGTTGCGAGTACTAGAGTCACGCACTTTTCGTCCTCTTGGTGGCAAGCAAGAACTGAGTTCCGACTTTCGCCTTGTTTCTGCAACTCACGTTAACTTACTCGATCAGGTACGCAAAAAAGCCTTTCGCCAAGATCTCTACTATCGCTTGTTCCAATATCCGATCACGTTGCCGCGGTTAGCGGCACGTTTGGAAGATATTGAACTGCTGGGTGAGCATTTTGTGCGTGTGTTTAATTTACAACACAACACGCGTATTCGTGGCTTGAACTATCGTGCGATCGATTGCCTGAAGCAGTATGACTTTCCGGGCAACGTTCGTGAACTGAAGCATTTAATTGAGTTTGGTTGTGCGCAAACCACCGATGGTACCGAAGTGGAAGCCAGTTGCTTTGCGCACCGATTGCAATCAATGGAGTGCTTAAATGGCTCTGCCCCGGTGAACGCTTCTGTCTCGCAAATTCCGGCAACATCGCATACGTCTGTGATGAACACTGAACCAGACTTTGCCGTCATCAATGATTTGAAGCAGGCGTTGAATGAATATGAAGCGCAAATCATTAGCGAGCGTCTTACTCGTTTTTCTGGCGATCGCGCAAAAGCCGCGCAAAGTCTGGGTATTCCTAAGCGTACGTTGGCCTATAAGTGCCTGAAACTGGAGATCAAAACCCCATGA
- the tssM gene encoding type VI secretion system membrane subunit TssM, with translation MVAALPILLFTTFILLNVAIWWAGPWLEVAGYKPLESTMARVMASSLFTLGCLAVWGIWQWRKLQAFKADQKREDQLRQDPIKVYEERQEVELNQVMLNMKQSLNKHNYLYALPWYLVLGLENAGKTSLINRSGQNFVFSSVMRASGQKSENPYSFDWWIGDESVLIDPDGELLTQGNRSEENDGALERRLWMHFVNWLERTRSRRPLNGIVLALDVSHLATATASERKAYANLLRARLRELMETLSTRLPVYIALTKLDLLHGFEPFFKHYTKSQREEVLGFTFSMDSVDNLDSWLEEFAAEYGQFVERMNSMLPHAVSAPMTLEERNAIYSFTRQISGLKEILQQFFQEALASDQFSTSALVRGAYFTSVYQQGVPTNAFDDAASRRYGLSHAINTAQRAKNSTVYFTQKLFTHIIYPEAGLASDNFRVAKNKRRLMLLSFVACSIATLLLAGTWHRNYLNNVQHADTVLTKVNQYKEQFPTSRSLASQQEVLEPLNKIREATLEFGFFRDKPQYISDFGLYQGHTIGPKVEETYLNLLETRFLPLLMADVVVALNQAQTDEEKLAVLRVYRMLVDKSGRYQDYVMDYFAKYWQKSFSGQRQIQEELLGHLDYAMRHTDLTAERLNGDKGAEQVMRPYDKVVARAQVELGSMPNDQRVYRNLKLSAQTVLGPSINLRSLIGPVFDVVFEERVLNSNNLYIPQMLTKRGFDNYFMPQSESVSELALIDSWVLGQTKTAQFSEADKQALRDKIRDLYVADYTNTWRAALNEIDVKYFNDINDAVLVLENITSNLEPMQRLLRTLDGNTQLYSALPKDESALKEVLKSPKYKVASMIETPFADLNGMLKPVGSKPAYMTEVLASVDELKSYLKSIQDAPDVGMAALDATKARVKLVNADPIYTLKRISSGLPKPLDTMMTKLADESWYVVKQEAIKHLEVRWTEDVYKTFQNKLAGRYPFNPASSKDASLEDFESFFAPNGTLDNFYNHQLKMFIEENITVAEDDSAQSIIRKEVLDQIKQAQKIREAFFNRKGILDVNFTVEPLSLSNNKRRSVLNVDGQFLAYSHGPRENVELIWPNTLRDSAVSKVTLIPTKTNMSPRSLQIQGPWAFFRLLDQGDVVSASPTSVDFKFIVDGGEMIYRINSEADANPFTERLFKSFKLSKTLY, from the coding sequence GTGGTGGCAGCCTTACCTATTTTGCTATTCACTACATTCATTTTGTTGAATGTTGCCATTTGGTGGGCCGGCCCCTGGCTAGAGGTGGCTGGTTATAAACCATTAGAGTCGACGATGGCTCGCGTTATGGCGAGCAGCTTGTTTACTCTTGGGTGTTTAGCGGTCTGGGGGATTTGGCAGTGGCGTAAGCTGCAAGCGTTCAAAGCGGATCAAAAACGCGAAGATCAGCTGCGCCAAGACCCGATCAAAGTCTACGAAGAGCGACAAGAAGTGGAACTGAATCAGGTGATGCTCAATATGAAGCAGAGCCTGAATAAGCATAACTACTTGTATGCGCTGCCTTGGTATCTGGTACTGGGTTTAGAAAATGCCGGTAAAACCAGTTTGATCAACCGCTCTGGACAGAACTTTGTGTTTTCTTCGGTGATGCGAGCTTCTGGACAAAAAAGTGAAAATCCGTACTCGTTTGACTGGTGGATTGGTGATGAATCGGTACTGATTGATCCTGATGGTGAATTGCTTACCCAAGGCAATCGCAGTGAAGAAAATGATGGTGCGTTGGAGCGCCGCCTATGGATGCACTTTGTCAATTGGTTGGAGCGCACTCGTAGCCGACGACCATTGAACGGGATCGTCTTAGCGTTGGATGTTTCTCATCTTGCGACTGCAACAGCATCTGAGCGCAAAGCTTATGCTAATTTGTTGCGTGCTCGTCTGCGTGAGCTGATGGAAACCTTATCTACTCGCCTTCCTGTCTACATTGCGTTGACTAAGCTCGATCTGCTGCACGGCTTTGAACCTTTCTTTAAGCACTACACTAAAAGCCAGCGCGAAGAAGTGCTTGGCTTTACTTTTTCGATGGATTCGGTGGATAACTTGGATTCATGGTTGGAAGAGTTTGCCGCAGAATATGGTCAGTTTGTTGAGCGCATGAATAGCATGTTGCCCCATGCGGTTTCAGCCCCGATGACGCTGGAAGAGCGAAACGCGATTTACAGTTTTACTCGCCAAATTTCCGGTCTTAAAGAAATCTTGCAACAATTTTTCCAAGAAGCGTTGGCGAGTGATCAATTCTCAACGTCTGCGCTGGTTCGTGGTGCCTATTTCACGTCGGTTTACCAACAAGGTGTACCAACCAACGCATTTGATGACGCGGCATCGCGTCGGTATGGTCTTTCACATGCGATCAATACCGCGCAACGCGCGAAGAATTCAACCGTTTATTTCACGCAAAAACTGTTTACTCACATCATCTATCCTGAAGCAGGTTTGGCTTCCGACAACTTTCGAGTGGCCAAGAATAAACGGCGTTTAATGTTGCTTTCTTTTGTTGCCTGTTCGATCGCCACTTTACTGCTGGCGGGTACTTGGCATCGTAACTATCTCAATAACGTGCAGCATGCTGATACAGTGCTGACGAAAGTCAATCAGTATAAAGAGCAGTTCCCGACTAGCCGATCTTTAGCCTCGCAACAAGAGGTGCTAGAGCCGCTGAACAAGATCCGTGAAGCAACACTTGAGTTCGGCTTCTTCCGTGACAAACCACAGTACATTTCTGATTTCGGTCTTTACCAAGGGCACACTATTGGTCCTAAAGTGGAAGAAACCTACCTTAATTTGTTAGAGACCCGCTTCTTGCCTTTGCTCATGGCGGACGTTGTGGTGGCGCTGAATCAAGCTCAAACCGATGAAGAGAAACTGGCAGTGTTGCGCGTCTATCGCATGTTGGTGGATAAGAGTGGACGTTACCAAGATTACGTGATGGATTATTTTGCCAAATACTGGCAGAAGTCTTTCTCAGGCCAGCGCCAGATCCAAGAAGAGTTGCTGGGTCACTTAGATTATGCGATGCGCCATACCGATCTGACAGCAGAACGTCTGAATGGGGATAAAGGGGCAGAGCAGGTGATGCGCCCTTACGATAAAGTGGTCGCTCGTGCTCAGGTTGAACTTGGTTCAATGCCCAATGATCAGCGTGTATATCGTAACTTAAAACTGAGTGCGCAGACGGTATTAGGCCCCTCGATCAATCTACGCAGCCTGATTGGACCGGTTTTCGATGTGGTGTTTGAAGAACGTGTGCTCAATAGCAACAATTTGTACATTCCCCAGATGCTCACTAAACGTGGTTTTGATAACTATTTTATGCCGCAATCAGAATCCGTTTCTGAACTGGCATTAATCGACAGTTGGGTTTTAGGGCAAACTAAAACGGCACAATTTAGCGAAGCGGATAAACAGGCGCTGCGCGATAAAATCCGTGACCTCTATGTGGCGGATTACACCAATACATGGCGAGCAGCGCTTAATGAAATTGATGTGAAATACTTCAATGACATCAACGATGCGGTACTGGTATTGGAAAACATCACCAGTAACCTTGAACCGATGCAACGCTTATTGCGTACTTTAGACGGTAATACTCAGCTTTATAGCGCTTTACCTAAAGATGAATCGGCACTGAAAGAAGTGCTGAAAAGTCCGAAATACAAAGTGGCTTCGATGATCGAAACCCCGTTTGCGGATCTCAATGGTATGTTGAAGCCGGTAGGCAGCAAACCGGCTTACATGACAGAAGTGTTGGCGTCAGTCGATGAATTGAAAAGTTATTTAAAATCAATTCAAGATGCACCGGATGTAGGAATGGCAGCCTTAGATGCAACTAAAGCACGCGTTAAATTGGTCAATGCTGATCCGATTTACACGTTGAAACGCATCTCATCTGGTTTGCCTAAACCATTAGATACCATGATGACGAAACTGGCCGATGAAAGTTGGTACGTGGTAAAGCAAGAAGCGATCAAACATCTTGAAGTCCGCTGGACGGAAGATGTGTACAAAACTTTCCAAAACAAGTTGGCTGGACGTTATCCGTTTAATCCGGCTTCCAGTAAAGATGCTTCTCTGGAAGATTTTGAGTCCTTCTTTGCCCCCAACGGCACGTTAGATAATTTCTACAACCACCAGTTGAAGATGTTTATCGAAGAGAATATTACGGTTGCTGAGGATGATTCAGCGCAATCTATTATTCGCAAAGAGGTACTGGATCAAATCAAACAGGCGCAGAAAATCCGTGAAGCGTTCTTTAACCGTAAGGGAATTCTCGATGTGAACTTCACGGTTGAGCCGCTGAGTTTGAGTAACAACAAGCGTCGTAGTGTGTTGAATGTGGATGGTCAATTTTTAGCGTATAGCCATGGCCCGCGTGAAAATGTTGAGCTGATTTGGCCGAATACCTTGCGTGATTCGGCGGTGTCTAAGGTGACCTTGATCCCGACCAAAACCAATATGTCGCCACGCAGTTTGCAAATCCAAGGTCCGTGGGCGTTCTTCCGCTTGTTGGATCAAGGTGATGTTGTCTCTGCAAGCCCGACTTCGGTTGATTTTAAATTTATCGTCGATGGAGGCGAGATGATTTATCGCATCAACTCTGAAGCCGATGCTAACCCATTTACCGAACGCCTGTTCAAGTCGTTCAAGCTGTCTAAGACACTCTATTAA
- the icmH gene encoding type IVB secretion system protein IcmH/DotU gives MSQSKKETPLASLLFDDVEKINHDQDYWFQLRGDNPNVLIDAATPLFGLSLRVRSLTECDNIEQIYRQTIEEIKAIEIELTEQGYEHAILMAYRYILCAFLDESVMGTEWGASSVWAEHSMLSRFHNETWGGEKVFTILSRLEGEPHRYQALLAFIYQCLILGFEGKYRVMEGGQAEREKVINRLHHLLSSFEESEPQDFTRPTDHVVRAKYTLSRQMPVWSVFAGFIVLWIGLFLGYSYLLHSKSSDVLNQLNQIL, from the coding sequence ATGTCACAGAGTAAAAAAGAGACACCACTAGCCAGTTTGTTGTTTGACGATGTGGAAAAAATCAATCACGACCAAGACTACTGGTTTCAACTGCGTGGTGATAATCCGAATGTGTTGATTGATGCAGCAACGCCCCTGTTTGGTCTTTCACTACGAGTTCGTTCACTGACCGAATGCGACAACATTGAACAGATCTATCGCCAAACGATAGAAGAGATTAAAGCGATTGAAATCGAACTCACCGAACAAGGCTACGAGCATGCGATCTTAATGGCCTATCGCTACATCCTGTGTGCATTTTTGGATGAGTCTGTGATGGGAACAGAATGGGGCGCATCCAGTGTGTGGGCGGAACACTCTATGTTGTCCCGCTTTCATAATGAGACTTGGGGCGGCGAGAAAGTCTTCACCATTTTAAGCCGTCTTGAAGGTGAACCCCATCGCTACCAAGCGTTGTTAGCTTTTATCTATCAATGCCTAATTTTAGGCTTTGAAGGGAAATACCGAGTCATGGAAGGAGGGCAAGCGGAGCGCGAAAAAGTGATCAACCGTTTGCATCATTTGCTCAGCAGTTTTGAGGAGAGTGAACCGCAAGATTTCACGCGCCCAACTGATCATGTGGTACGAGCGAAATACACCTTAAGTCGGCAGATGCCGGTTTGGTCGGTTTTTGCTGGCTTTATCGTGCTCTGGATCGGTCTGTTTCTTGGTTACAGCTATCTACTGCACAGCAAATCCAGTGATGTGCTCAATCAACTCAATCAAATACTTTAA
- the tssH gene encoding type VI secretion system ATPase TssH yields MIRIELPTLIAKLNAQSKLALEQAASLCIERQHPEVTLEHYLDVLLDNPLSDVRLVLKQAGLDIDQVKQAIASTYSREQVLDTYPAFSPLLVELLQEAWLLSSTELNQNELRSGAIFLAALTRADRYLSFKLISLFEGINRENLKKHFVMILSDSAETAVEQSEKTLVNPLQAAAETPLGRFCTNVTEQARNGELDPVLCRENELNLMIDILCRRRKNNPIVVGEAGVGKSAMIEGLALRVVAGKVPTQLQNVELYSLDLGRLQAGASVKGEFEKRLKGVIDAIKQSPKPIILFIDEAHTLIGSGNQEGGSDAANLLKPALARGELSTVAATTWKEYKKYFEKDPALTRRFQLVKLDEPTIEQAVDILRGLNSVYEKAHNVLITDDALKAAAELSARYISGRQLPDKAIDVLDTACARIAINMTTPPKRLALLETLCHQRQLEIDMLQRAQFLGQDVDSERLDVLRNQELTDEAEKAALTESWQQQKSLVESIIALRAELMELSQTEEQDPDHLSVVRTALQEQYQALEAIAHEQRLMHPQVDADQIAEVIADWTGVPVDQMNTDELHKITHLTEILGQAIRGQETAIERIHRHLLTARADLRRPGRPKGAFLLVGPSGVGKTETVVQLAEQLYGGKQFLTTINMSEYQEKHTVSRLIGSPPGYVGYGEGGVLTEAIRKMPYSVVLLDEVEKAHPEVLNIFYQGFDKGEIADGEGRVIDCQNIVFFLTSNLGYQTIVDYADEPAKLDEALYPELAAFFKPALLARMEVIPYLPLGKEVLAQIVRGKLARLEKLFKTRYNAEVVIEESLIEEILNRATRSENGARMLEAIIEGQLLPPVSLALLNKLAERAPVERIRLAAEEGEFIGEVA; encoded by the coding sequence GTGATCCGTATTGAATTACCCACTCTTATTGCAAAACTGAATGCACAAAGCAAATTAGCACTGGAGCAAGCTGCGTCGCTCTGTATTGAACGCCAGCATCCGGAAGTCACTCTCGAACATTATCTGGATGTGTTACTGGATAACCCTCTATCGGATGTGCGCCTTGTGCTCAAGCAAGCTGGGCTAGACATCGATCAAGTCAAACAAGCGATCGCATCGACCTACAGTCGTGAACAGGTACTCGATACGTATCCTGCGTTTTCGCCCCTGCTTGTTGAATTATTACAAGAGGCTTGGCTGCTTTCGAGCACAGAACTTAACCAAAATGAGCTGCGTTCAGGCGCAATTTTCTTAGCCGCATTAACGCGTGCGGATCGCTACCTATCGTTTAAATTGATCAGCCTGTTTGAAGGTATCAACCGCGAAAACTTAAAAAAACACTTTGTGATGATTTTGAGTGATTCTGCCGAAACCGCCGTTGAGCAGAGCGAGAAAACTCTCGTGAACCCACTGCAAGCGGCTGCGGAAACACCGCTAGGACGTTTTTGCACCAATGTGACTGAACAAGCGCGCAACGGTGAATTGGATCCCGTATTGTGCCGTGAAAATGAACTTAACCTCATGATCGACATTTTGTGCCGCCGCCGCAAAAACAACCCGATAGTTGTGGGTGAAGCCGGTGTGGGTAAAAGTGCCATGATTGAAGGTTTGGCTCTGCGGGTTGTTGCCGGAAAAGTGCCGACACAACTGCAAAATGTTGAACTTTATTCGCTAGACCTTGGCCGTTTACAAGCGGGGGCATCGGTGAAAGGGGAGTTCGAAAAACGCCTAAAAGGGGTGATTGATGCGATCAAACAGTCACCTAAACCCATCATTTTGTTTATTGATGAAGCACACACCTTAATTGGTTCAGGCAACCAAGAAGGGGGCAGTGATGCCGCTAACTTGCTTAAACCGGCATTAGCCCGTGGAGAATTGAGCACGGTCGCGGCAACCACTTGGAAAGAATACAAAAAATATTTTGAGAAAGATCCTGCGTTAACGCGCCGTTTCCAGTTGGTCAAACTCGATGAACCGACGATTGAACAAGCAGTGGATATTCTGCGCGGCCTCAATAGCGTGTATGAAAAGGCGCACAATGTGCTGATCACCGATGATGCCTTAAAAGCAGCTGCTGAGCTTTCGGCACGCTATATCTCTGGCCGTCAACTACCAGACAAGGCGATTGATGTGTTGGATACCGCTTGTGCGCGTATCGCGATCAACATGACTACTCCGCCTAAGCGTTTAGCACTATTGGAAACCTTGTGCCATCAACGTCAGTTAGAAATTGACATGTTGCAGCGCGCGCAATTCCTAGGACAAGACGTCGATAGTGAGCGTCTTGATGTTTTGCGTAATCAAGAGTTGACCGATGAAGCGGAAAAAGCCGCATTGACGGAAAGTTGGCAACAGCAAAAAAGCTTGGTGGAGTCGATCATCGCGCTGCGAGCGGAGCTTATGGAGCTGAGCCAAACCGAAGAGCAAGATCCTGACCATTTATCTGTGGTGCGTACGGCACTGCAAGAGCAGTATCAAGCCCTTGAAGCGATTGCACATGAACAACGTCTGATGCACCCCCAAGTCGATGCAGACCAAATTGCTGAAGTCATCGCCGATTGGACAGGTGTCCCAGTGGATCAAATGAACACCGATGAGCTGCATAAAATCACGCATTTGACAGAGATTTTAGGTCAAGCCATTAGAGGGCAAGAGACGGCGATCGAACGAATCCATCGCCATTTGTTGACTGCGCGTGCGGATTTGCGTCGTCCTGGGCGTCCGAAAGGCGCGTTTCTATTGGTTGGGCCAAGTGGTGTGGGTAAAACAGAAACCGTGGTGCAACTGGCGGAACAACTCTACGGTGGTAAGCAGTTTCTAACCACCATCAACATGTCAGAATACCAAGAGAAACACACCGTTTCCCGCCTGATTGGTTCGCCTCCGGGTTATGTTGGTTACGGTGAAGGCGGTGTGCTGACCGAAGCGATCCGTAAGATGCCTTATTCTGTGGTTTTGCTCGATGAAGTCGAAAAAGCCCATCCAGAAGTTTTAAATATCTTCTACCAAGGCTTTGATAAAGGGGAAATCGCTGATGGTGAAGGTCGAGTCATCGACTGCCAAAACATCGTGTTCTTCCTGACGTCGAACTTAGGCTACCAAACCATAGTCGATTATGCCGATGAACCTGCCAAGCTCGATGAAGCACTCTATCCAGAATTGGCCGCTTTCTTTAAACCCGCTCTGCTGGCACGTATGGAAGTGATCCCTTACTTGCCACTGGGTAAAGAAGTGTTGGCACAGATTGTTCGCGGCAAGCTGGCTCGACTCGAAAAACTGTTCAAGACGCGTTACAACGCCGAAGTGGTGATTGAAGAGAGTTTGATTGAAGAGATCTTGAACCGCGCGACACGGAGTGAAAATGGCGCACGTATGTTAGAGGCGATCATTGAAGGTCAACTGCTTCCTCCTGTCTCGTTAGCATTGCTTAACAAACTCGCCGAGAGAGCGCCCGTTGAGCGTATTCGCCTAGCGGCGGAAGAGGGTGAGTTTATTGGAGAGGTGGCGTAA
- the vasI gene encoding type VI secretion system-associated protein VasI, whose amino-acid sequence MKIPTLVVSVFFGLPTSAAWAQSAASLVDQAELCREIPARLERLACFDRVFATPLEAVVTAPTNPYPAEWRRAMSALTQPVSESGWALVTEGEGKGSSAWIALPAQNRVTGDQTPPILLLSCINNLSRIELALPKEVADARIQVSIRHAKQFWRSDDHGVLFSSARGMPAIEMMKSAASEPRLLLRSNAPFADGLQFDTRGLNEALDALRERCGW is encoded by the coding sequence ATGAAAATACCCACTCTCGTGGTCAGTGTGTTCTTCGGTTTGCCCACTTCTGCGGCTTGGGCACAATCTGCAGCATCGCTTGTGGATCAAGCGGAACTATGTCGTGAAATCCCAGCTCGTTTGGAGCGTTTAGCCTGTTTTGACCGCGTATTCGCGACACCGTTAGAAGCCGTAGTGACAGCACCTACGAATCCTTATCCTGCCGAATGGCGGCGGGCAATGTCTGCGTTAACCCAACCTGTCTCAGAGTCGGGCTGGGCCTTGGTGACAGAAGGAGAGGGTAAAGGCAGCAGTGCTTGGATTGCTTTACCTGCGCAAAATCGAGTCACTGGCGATCAAACGCCCCCCATTCTCTTGCTCAGTTGCATTAACAACTTGAGTCGTATTGAACTTGCGCTGCCCAAAGAAGTGGCGGATGCACGTATTCAAGTCTCTATTCGACACGCAAAGCAGTTTTGGCGTAGCGATGATCATGGTGTTCTGTTCTCTTCGGCACGCGGCATGCCCGCGATTGAAATGATGAAGTCGGCAGCGAGTGAACCTCGCCTTCTGCTTCGCTCGAATGCGCCTTTTGCTGATGGCTTGCAGTTTGATACACGAGGGTTAAATGAAGCTCTTGATGCACTGCGCGAACGTTGTGGTTGGTAA